The following is a genomic window from Calliphora vicina chromosome 5, idCalVici1.1, whole genome shotgun sequence.
TGCAGGTTTAATAAcaaccgatttaaaaaaaataaataaatgtaaaaagcTTACCAATTAATCTTTTGCACAGAGCTTTCAGTATTCATTATGCTCAAAATAGCATCTTCCTCGCTATTTGCTttgatatcaaaaatatttatcaaaccgTCTATGGATCCGGAACATAAAAAATCAGGTTTATTTGGATGAAAACGTAAAGAGGTTATATCGTCTTCATGACTCTCCGTGTATTTAAATAACTGATTAGATGTTCgtaaatcataaaataatataaatacatgtTCCTGACGTTTCGTAGTTCCCATGGATAGTAATCGACCATTTGAATTACGATCAAAGGATAGAATATCTGAGGGAAAATTTGTATCTACAGGAACGTTCTCAAAACGAATCACTTCATTTCGTGTTCGCAAATCCAAGAGACGTACAAGACCATTAGTTGTTCCGACCATTAATAAATTTGGTGTTTCGTCCAAAAAACGTACACCACATATGGTTAGGgcttgattttttttagttgataTTGGAGCTCTTATATATACACCATTTTCAGAACCGGTCTGAAACATGCGCACCGATCCATCTGACAGGCCAGCTGCTACGCATGTAAAAGAACtgaagtaaataatttttttttttaatatgtatgtacatatgtatatttacttacTCATCTTTTGCCAAGCTTAATACATAACTGCTGTCAAACGCTACGCCTGGTTCGTcatgtattttgtatttatgtgtGAATAATTTCTCCAATTCCAAAGGTGTACAAGTATCATCATCTTCATATTCATAATCGAATTCACCATTTTCCGACCTTCCATCATTATTATCACAATTTTCTGTATAGCCTACGTGATCCGATGATTGCGGTGTAAAGTATTCagtttctaaataataaatacataattcaTTAAAAGCTTCATTACGATGTGCAATTTATTACAaacttttcatatttattgtggTAAAACTAAGAAGATATGCcactaaaaacacaaaatttcatttgttgacaaaatatttacaataacaaatacaaCACGTGCGATTAGTGATGACATTCTCTTATTTCTTTAAGAGTAGCATTGCCAACTATTTGatgttaataatataattaccTAACGGGTTATGTAATTATTCgtttttcaaatacatttttaaatatttgtcaaaaactctaCATACGATATcgacatttcatttaatttgaaaatacacatctgctcaaaataatagatacacctaattggaaaaaatttaaatggcggtaacattgaaaatttcctcgcaagcgttaagaatacatcatattattaaaatttctatctggcaatgtcatgtcagtcaaaaatctggcaactatttg
Proteins encoded in this region:
- the LOC135960946 gene encoding WD repeat-containing protein 89-like isoform X2, producing the protein MTAGLSDGSVRMFQTGSENGVYIRAPISTKKNQALTICGVRFLDETPNLLMVGTTNGLVRLLDLRTRNEVIRFENVPVDTNFPSDILSFDRNSNGRLLSMGTTKRQEHVFILFYDLRTSNQLFKYTESHEDDITSLRFHPNKPDFLCSGSIDGLINIFDIKANSEEDAILSIMNTESSVQKINWHTNNKGHDVVSCITDTNDFKAYEFDGDLIADFDRLKITEIIKRQNEANCNLIDCHRTIDNDMMLLTGSNLNNGSTLRSCTLTNGKLIPHTNFEGNTQIVRESIYDAKTNIFITAGERGFVTIWTPLTWNETKTSSPTIDSSPSGSSKIKSQPKSNKFTPY
- the LOC135960946 gene encoding WD repeat-containing protein 89-like isoform X1 produces the protein MKKTEYFTPQSSDHVGYTENCDNNDGRSENGEFDYEYEDDDTCTPLELEKLFTHKYKIHDEPGVAFDSSYVLSLAKDDSFTCVAAGLSDGSVRMFQTGSENGVYIRAPISTKKNQALTICGVRFLDETPNLLMVGTTNGLVRLLDLRTRNEVIRFENVPVDTNFPSDILSFDRNSNGRLLSMGTTKRQEHVFILFYDLRTSNQLFKYTESHEDDITSLRFHPNKPDFLCSGSIDGLINIFDIKANSEEDAILSIMNTESSVQKINWHTNNKGHDVVSCITDTNDFKAYEFDGDLIADFDRLKITEIIKRQNEANCNLIDCHRTIDNDMMLLTGSNLNNGSTLRSCTLTNGKLIPHTNFEGNTQIVRESIYDAKTNIFITAGERGFVTIWTPLTWNETKTSSPTIDSSPSGSSKIKSQPKSNKFTPY